From one Triticum aestivum cultivar Chinese Spring chromosome 4B, IWGSC CS RefSeq v2.1, whole genome shotgun sequence genomic stretch:
- the LOC123089481 gene encoding protein unc-13 homolog produces the protein MARQPAKNNQTWKRARSGGFGGRLLPARVALPPLHHFWVAPASASARDTTRSAGTSMPMGPRLLLHYRSRSASYARSPDADALHGSPGTAADALDCPFGRLDGLSRADVREAAYEVFFMSCRAGGGGNAKGAACDGAEGGDASPRIGAGPRGGTGMNVVNSRVKRALGLKARRATQPSTALRSGSLNASSAPGSPGRAVRAPAGSPRARRPMTSAEIMRQQMRVTEPGDARLRKTLMRTLVGQVGRRAETIILPLELLRQLKLPDFADGAEHHQWQRRQLKLLEAGLITHTSVPLDHRHSASVLRFREVVEAAEARAIDTGKASDAMRALCDAVLALAWRSAPAGEACHWADGYPLNVILYVSLLQGIFDLRDETVVLDEVDELLELMRRTWATLGINRMLHNVCFAWVLFQQYVATGQVEPDLAGAALAVLAEVAADAGARQDSPRDPVYARVLSTALGAIRDWSEKRLLDYHEWYGNGGAGTGSTAALECALSLALGAGKIIAESVHAGHECGGDRVDYYIRCSMRSAFAKVLESGLGQEVSGHQRDVDDTSGILTQLARDTEELAQWEREGFSPELRRWHPFPAAVAAVTLHGCYGVVLKQYLGKAVCLTDELVRVLHAAGRLEKALVQMVADDDGEPVVREVVPYDVESVVVGFLRTWVEERLRVARECLLRAKDTESWTARSKNEPYAQSAVDLMKLAKATLDEFFAIPVSARGGMLQDLADGLGAVFQDYVSFLASCGNKQSYLPPLPALTRCNQDSTIKRLWKRAAVAPCRVPLTSGGRGNAPYHGGGQSVSAAGGHNPRPSTSRGTQRLYVRLNTIHYILSHIQALDKSLSFFSAGGGGCTSPSTTTSRLLAAPCCHFDHARTAAQTAIAHVAEVAAYRLIFYDSHHSFYDGLYAGGVADARIRPALRTLKQNLSLLVSILVDRAQPVAVREVMKASFQAFLMVLLAGGNQRSFTREDHGMVEEDLRSLKRAFCTRGEGLVAEEVVESEAEAAEGVVALMGQTAERVVEELSIATTAATAACGGSPRAALPMPLTTRRWCRTDPDTILRVLCHRDDEAASQFLKRAFQLPKRR, from the exons ATGGCACGGCAACCGGCCAAGAATAACCAGACGTGGAAGCGTGCGCGGAGCGGCGGTTtcggggggcgcctccttcccgcGCGCgtggccctccctcccctccaccatTTCTGGGTCGCCCCCGCCTCTGCCTCGGCCCGAGACACCACGCGCTCGGCCGGGACATCCATGCCCATGGGGCCGCGCCTCCTGCTGCACTACCGCTCCCGCTCCGCCTCCTACGCGCGCTCCCCGGACGCCGACGCCCTCCACGGCAGCCCCGGCACCGCCGCCGACGCCCTCGACTGCCCCTTCGGCCGCCTCGATGGCCTCTCCCGCGCCGACGTCCGCGAGGCCGCCTACGAGGTCTTCTTCATGTCCtgccgcgccggcggcggcggcaacgccaAGGGCGCCGCGTGCGACGGCGCCGAAGGCGGGGACGCCTCGCCCAGGATCGGCGCCGGGCCCAGGGGCGGCACCGGGATGAACGTCGTCAACAGCCGGGTCAAGCGCGCGCTCGGGCTCAAGGCGCGCAGGGCGACGCAGCCCTCCACCGCCCTGCGCAGCGGCAGCTTGAACGCCTCCTCCGCGCCCGGTTCCCCCGGCCGCGCCGTGCGAGCGCCGGCCGGGTCGCCCAGGGCCAGGCGGCCCATGACCTCGGCCGAGATCATGCGGCAGCAGATGCGCGTCACGGAGCCCGGCGACGCGCGCCTCCGCAAGACGCTCATGCGCACCCTCGTCGGACAG GTGGGGAGAAGAGCGGAGACGATCATCCTGCCGCTGGAGCTGCTGCGGCAGCTCAAGCTGCCGGACTTCGCCGACGGCGCCGAGCACCACCAGTGGCAGCGCCGCCAGCTCAAGCTCCTCGAGGCGGGCCTCATCACGCACACCTCCGTCCCGCTCGACCACCGCCACAGCGCCTCCGTGCTCCGGTTCCGCGAGGTCGTGGAGGCGGCCGAGGCACGCGCCATCGACACCGGCAAGGCCTCCGACGCCATGCGCGCCCTCTGCGACGCCGTGCTCGCGCTCGCCTGGCGCTCCGCCCCCGCCGGCGAGGCCTGCCACTGGGCCGACGGGTACCCTCTCAATGTGATCCTATACGTCTCCCTCCTCCAGGGCATCTTCGACCTCAGGGACGAGACCGTCGTGCTCGACGAGGTGGACGAGCTCCTGGAGCTCATGAGGAGGACGTGGGCGACGCTCGGCATCAACCGGATGCTGCACAACGTGTGCTTCGCCTGGGTCCTCTTCCAGCAGTACGTGGCCACCGGGCAGGTCGAGCCGGACCTCGCCGGCGCGGCGCTCGCGGTGCTTGCGGAGGTGGCCGCTGACGCCGGCGCCAGGCAAGACAGCCCCCGTGACCCCGTGTACGCGCGGGTGCTCTCCACCGCTCTTGGCGCGATACGTGACTGGTCCGAGAAGCGCCTGCTTGACTACCATGAGTGGTACGGGAATGGCGGCGCCGGCACCGGCAGCACCGCGGCGTTGGAGTGCGCTCTGTCTTTGGCGCTCGGTGCCGGCAAGATCATCGCCGAAAGTGTGCACGCGGGTCACGAATGCGGCGGCGATCGCGTCGACTACTACATCCGTTGCTCGATGAGAAGCGCCTTCGCCAAGGTCCTCGAGAGCGGGCTCGGGCAGGAGGTCTCCGGCCACCAGCGCGACGTCGACGACACCAGCGGGATCCTGACGCAGCTGGCCAGGGACACGGAGGAGCTGGCGCAGTGGGAGCGCGAGGGCTTCAGCCCGGAGCTGAGGCGGTGGCACCCGTTCCcggcggcggtggccgcggtgacCCTGCACGGCTGCTACGGCGTGGTGCTGAAGCAGTACCTGGGCAAGGCCGTCTGCCTGACCGACGAGCTGGTGCGCGTGCTGCACGCGGCGGGCAGGCTCGAGAAGGCCCTGGTGCAGATGGTGGCGGACGACGACGGCGAGCCGGTGGTGCGGGAGGTGGTGCCCTACGACGTCGAGTCCGTAGTGGTCGGCTTCCTCCGGACGTGGGTCGAGGAGCGGCTCAGGGTCGCCAGGGAGTGCCTCCTCAGAGCCAAAGACACCGAG AGCTGGACCGCGAGGTCCAAGAATGAGCCGTACGCGCAGTCGGCGGTGGACCTGATGAAGCTGGCCAAGGCCACCCTGGACGAGTTCTTCGCGATCCCGGTGAGCGCGAGGGGCGGCATGCTGCAGGACCTCGCCGACGGCCTCGGCGCCGTCTTCCAGGACTACGTCTCCTTCCTCGCCTCCTGCGGCAACAAGCAGAGCTACCTCCCGCCGCTGCCGGCGCTGACGAGGTGCAACCAGGACTCGACGATCAAGCGGCTGTGGAAGAGGGCGGCGGTGGCGCCGTGCCGGGTGCCCCTGACGAGCGGCGGGCGCGGCAACGCCCCGTACCACGGCGGAGGCCAGAGCGTGAGCGCGGCCGGCGGGCACAACCCGCGGCCGTCCACCAGCCGCGGCACGCAGCGCCTCTACGTCCGGCTCAACACGATCCACTACATCCTCAGCCACATCCAGGCGCTGGACAAGTCGCTCTCCTTCTtctccgcgggcggcggcggatgcACCTCGCCGTCCACCACCACGAGCCGGCTCCTCGCCGCACCGTGCTGCCACTTCGACCACGCGCGTACCGCGGCCCAGACGGCGATCGCCCACGTCGCCGAGGTGGCCGCGTACCGGCTCATCTTCTACGACTCGCACCACTCGTTCTACGACGGGCTGTACGCGGGCGGCGTGGCCGACGCGCGCATCCGGCCGGCGCTCCGCACGCTGAAGCAGAACCTGTCGCTGCTCGTGTCCATCCTGGTGGACCGCGCGCAGCCGGTGGCGGTGCGGGAGGTGATGAAGGCCTCGTTCCAGGCGTTCCTGATGGTGCTGCTCGCCGGCGGCAACCAGCGGAGCTTCACGAGGGAGGACcacggcatggtggaggaggacctgCGGAGCCTGAAGCGGGCCTTCTGCACGCGCGGGGAGGGCCTGGTGGCGGAGGAGGTTGTCGAGAGCGAGGCGGAGGCCGCGGAGGGCGTGGTGGCGCTCATGGGGCAGACGGCGGAGCGGGTGGTGGAGGAGCTGAGCAtcgcgacgacggcggcgacggcggcgtgcggCGGGTCGCCCCGGGCCGCGCTGCCGATGCCGCTGACGACGCGGCGGTGGTGCCGGACGGACCCGGACACGATCCTCCGCGTGCTCTGCCACCGCGACGACGAGGCCGCCAGCCAGTTCCTGAAGCGCGCGTTCCAGCTCCCCAAGAGGCGGTGA